One part of the Phragmites australis chromosome 3, lpPhrAust1.1, whole genome shotgun sequence genome encodes these proteins:
- the LOC133913402 gene encoding uncharacterized protein LOC133913402, whose translation MLVRSASTPVLGALHPSRCHSPAASSPAVHFAESPTAAYHPPAISCHSLTSSEGNHTLVKGDYRRAEEYYSRAILSDPDDGELLPEYAKLVWDVHHDEERASSYFERAAKASPQDSSVLAAHAAFLWDTDDCDEPEGSSGDALGYAGFTPARSSLASATT comes from the exons ATGCTCGTGAGGAGCGCCTCCACGCCGGTCCTCGGCGCGCTCCACCCGTCCCGCTGCCACTCGCCGGCGGCCTCCTCCCCGGCCGTCCACTTCGCCGAGTCGCCGACGGCCGCCTACCACCCGCCGGCCATCTCCTGCCACTCACTCACCAGTTCGGAGGGCAACCATACTCTG GTGAAAGGGGATTACCGGAGGGCAGAGGAGTACTACTCACGCGCAATACTGTCCGACCCAGACGACGGCGAGCTCCTGCCGGAGTACGCCAAGCTGGTGTGGGACGTGCACCACGACGAGGAGCGCGCCTCCAGCTACTTCGAGCGGGCAGCCAAGGCTTCCCCGCAGGACAG CAGTGTCCTTGCCGCGCACGCCGCGTTCTTGTGGGACACGGATGACTGTGACGAGCCTGAAGGGAGCAGCGGCGACGCGCTGGGCTACGCGGGTTTTACTCCTGCTCGTTCGTCTCTGGCTTCGGCAACAACCTGA
- the LOC133911557 gene encoding uncharacterized protein LOC133911557 codes for MATLKDAAARKPILATIRLIVPAGAARPAPPVGPALGFYRLNLMAFCKDFNARTQKYKADTPMQVTLTAYKDSTFEFVVKSPSVSWFLKKAAGIETASSRPGHNNVSSLTLRHVYEIAKLKQADPFCKHMSLEALCKSIIGTANSMGIEIVKDL; via the coding sequence ATGGCAACTCTCAAAGATGCTGCGGCGAGAAAACCTATTCTAGCAACAATCCGTCTGATAGTCCCTGCTGGTGCTGCACGCCCTGCACCACCAGTTGGACCGGCCCTGGGTTTTTATAGGCTTAATTTGATGGCATTCTGCAAAGATTTCAATGCCAGGACACAGAAGTACAAGGCAGATACTCCAATGCAAGTTACTTTGACTGCCTACAAGGATAGCACTTTTGAGTTTGTAGTCAAGTCACCCTCAGTTTCATGGTTTCTGAAGAAAGCTGCAGGCATTGAGACTGCTAGCAGTCGCCCAGGCCACAACAATGTGTCATCTCTCACACTTCGCCATGTGTACGAGATTGCAAAACTTAAGCAGGCTGATCCATTTTGCAAGCACATGTCACTTGAGGCCTTATGCAAATCCATCATCGGAACAGCCAACTCTATGGGCATTGAAATTGTTAAAGATCTTTGA
- the LOC133911559 gene encoding RPM1 interacting protein 13-like isoform X1 has protein sequence MPAAGKRKSPEDALEWAEKRLGEEDSDAIGEGLDDFAFIQDFLESLVDTTNVVVDEKESVVDDKRCGRDAYDEDDDDDDCVILDGDPDKAVAVAKEGPGRDASEDELQIVAEKGELACRDFPHPRHLCVSLPFSTSSHANHCNMCHCYVCDSPAPCTFWGKGFMLNDHCHATDKDAKWKKLRQLSKCKSELMSKRGNIQNFFHSSSTTPSSQPAANVILPPTGRFPVSSMLSQNQQVPPTMFPQNLGQGICMLGLPSPMPRTTIPLNGSKRTQVAPPVYTPSTVNHLQPSVPSYGRMQPAYARAFQTAQVPPGDNSAGTFQSYRSLLRLNAPIGSQGHHYQPPSYPQVAPNTVVGSGVPFSRCTSLATQGTQHPQDPSADTILKNALANLAYELGVPDYNIDQPLG, from the exons ATGCCTGCTGCTGGCAAGCGCAAGTCACCCGAAGATGCCCTTGAGTGGGCCGAGAAAAGACTAGGTGAAGAAGACAGCGATGCAATTGGGGAGGGTTTAGATGATTTTGCGTTCATACAGGACTTCTTGGAATCTCTGGTGGATACAACGAATGTTGTGGTGGATGAGAAGGAGAGTGTGGTGGATGACAAGAGGTGCGGCCGTGATGCTtacgacgaggacgacgacgacgacgattgcGTCATTCTGGACGGTGACCCTGATAAGGCGGTTGCCGTTGCCAAGGAGGGACCTGGGCGAGATGCCTCAGAAGATGAATTGCAGATAGTCGCCGAGAAAGGAGAG TTAGCATGCAGGGATTTCCCTCACCCACGCCATCTATGTGTTAGCTTGCCATTCAGCACCAGTTCTCATGCAAACCATTGTAATATG TGCCACTGTTATGTCTGTGATTCTCCTGCTCCCTGCACTTTCTGGGGCAAAGGCTTCATGCTTAACGATCATTGTCATGCTACGGATAAGGATGCAAAATGGAAGAAACTTAGGCAATTATCCAAGTGCAAAAGCGAGCTGATGTCTAAACGGGGAAATATCCAGAATTTCTTCCACTCAAGCTCAACAACACCTTCCTCGCAGCCTGCTGCAAATGTGATCTTACCTCCTACAGGAAGATTTCCTGTTTCAAGTATGCTGAGCCAAAATCAGCAGGTGCCTCCTACTATGTTTCCACAGAATTTGGGGCAGGGTATCTGTATGCTGGGACTACCATCTCCTATGCCAAGAACTACAATCCCGCTCAATGGATCCAAAAGAACTCAGGTTGCTCCTCCAGTTTATACACCCTCAACTGTTAATCATTTGCAACCTTCTGTTCCTAGCTATGGCCGAATGCAGCCAGCATACGCTCGTGCATTTCAGACTGCACAAGTACCACCAGGAGATAACAGTGCTGGAACTTTTCAGAGTTACCGCTCTCTGCTTCGTCTCAATGCACCAATAGGATCTCAGGGACACCATTATCAACCTCCATCATATCCTCAGGTTGCTCCTAACACGGTGGTTGGTAGTGGAGTGCCGTTTTCACGGTGCACCTCACTGGCCACTCAAGGAACACAACACCCGCAAGATCCATCAGCAGATACTATATTGAAGAATGCACTTGCTAATCTGGCATATGAACTGGGAGTACCTGATTACAATATCGACCAACCACTAGGTTAA
- the LOC133911559 gene encoding RPM1 interacting protein 13-like isoform X2, translating to MPAAGKRKSPEDALEWAEKRLGEEDSDADTTNVVVDEKESVVDDKRCGRDAYDEDDDDDDCVILDGDPDKAVAVAKEGPGRDASEDELQIVAEKGELACRDFPHPRHLCVSLPFSTSSHANHCNMCHCYVCDSPAPCTFWGKGFMLNDHCHATDKDAKWKKLRQLSKCKSELMSKRGNIQNFFHSSSTTPSSQPAANVILPPTGRFPVSSMLSQNQQVPPTMFPQNLGQGICMLGLPSPMPRTTIPLNGSKRTQVAPPVYTPSTVNHLQPSVPSYGRMQPAYARAFQTAQVPPGDNSAGTFQSYRSLLRLNAPIGSQGHHYQPPSYPQVAPNTVVGSGVPFSRCTSLATQGTQHPQDPSADTILKNALANLAYELGVPDYNIDQPLG from the exons ATGCCTGCTGCTGGCAAGCGCAAGTCACCCGAAGATGCCCTTGAGTGGGCCGAGAAAAGACTAGGTGAAGAAGACAGCGATGC GGATACAACGAATGTTGTGGTGGATGAGAAGGAGAGTGTGGTGGATGACAAGAGGTGCGGCCGTGATGCTtacgacgaggacgacgacgacgacgattgcGTCATTCTGGACGGTGACCCTGATAAGGCGGTTGCCGTTGCCAAGGAGGGACCTGGGCGAGATGCCTCAGAAGATGAATTGCAGATAGTCGCCGAGAAAGGAGAG TTAGCATGCAGGGATTTCCCTCACCCACGCCATCTATGTGTTAGCTTGCCATTCAGCACCAGTTCTCATGCAAACCATTGTAATATG TGCCACTGTTATGTCTGTGATTCTCCTGCTCCCTGCACTTTCTGGGGCAAAGGCTTCATGCTTAACGATCATTGTCATGCTACGGATAAGGATGCAAAATGGAAGAAACTTAGGCAATTATCCAAGTGCAAAAGCGAGCTGATGTCTAAACGGGGAAATATCCAGAATTTCTTCCACTCAAGCTCAACAACACCTTCCTCGCAGCCTGCTGCAAATGTGATCTTACCTCCTACAGGAAGATTTCCTGTTTCAAGTATGCTGAGCCAAAATCAGCAGGTGCCTCCTACTATGTTTCCACAGAATTTGGGGCAGGGTATCTGTATGCTGGGACTACCATCTCCTATGCCAAGAACTACAATCCCGCTCAATGGATCCAAAAGAACTCAGGTTGCTCCTCCAGTTTATACACCCTCAACTGTTAATCATTTGCAACCTTCTGTTCCTAGCTATGGCCGAATGCAGCCAGCATACGCTCGTGCATTTCAGACTGCACAAGTACCACCAGGAGATAACAGTGCTGGAACTTTTCAGAGTTACCGCTCTCTGCTTCGTCTCAATGCACCAATAGGATCTCAGGGACACCATTATCAACCTCCATCATATCCTCAGGTTGCTCCTAACACGGTGGTTGGTAGTGGAGTGCCGTTTTCACGGTGCACCTCACTGGCCACTCAAGGAACACAACACCCGCAAGATCCATCAGCAGATACTATATTGAAGAATGCACTTGCTAATCTGGCATATGAACTGGGAGTACCTGATTACAATATCGACCAACCACTAGGTTAA
- the LOC133911561 gene encoding hypothetical protein At1g04090-like: MGGWSWFCCGSVAGAGGVRLPEPFQLPAPLPKWPQGGDFSKGTICIGELDVVNITKFRSIWSCSGATFYEPEEIPDGFHCLGHYAQQNDRSLQGFLLVAREVASQQLINSRPALEKPLDYSLVWTSADLNEDDNSDCGCIWSPSPPDGYNALGYVVTKGPKKPSVEAVRCVRRDLTDACENFSSIVNVESACHVWKTRPCHRGVTGQGIPVGTFSCETDSVNSEESSTPCLKNIDSNLRAMPNLEQIHALIKHYGPTVFFHPQETYLASSVSWFFENGATLHKKGIKMGDEILPDGSNLPAGGKNDGEYWIDLPDDDRTEFAKVGNLKSAELYAHVKPAHGGTFTDIAMWVFCPFNGPATIKVGFASFALQKVGRHVGDWEHFTLRISNFSGELSSIYFSQHSGGEWVDACDLEFISGNKAIVYSSRNGHASYPHPGCYLMGSEKLGVGVRNDVARSNLSVDSCTQYKIISAGHLGDAVVEPCWLQYMREWGPTITYNSRSEIDTVLSFLPFFLRFTAQAIFNSLPVELYEEEGPTGPKEKNNWEGDERC; the protein is encoded by the exons ATGGGCGGGTGGAGCTGGTTCTGCTGCGGATCGGTCGCCGGTGCCGGCGGGGTACGGCTTCCCGAGCCGTTCCAGCTTCCGGCGCCCTTGCCCAAGTGGCCGCAAG GAGGGGATTTCTCTAAGGGCACAATATGCATAGGAGAGCttgatgttgtaaatattacCAAATTCCGGAGTATATGGAGCTGCTCAGGAGCTACATTTTATGAGCCAGAAGAAATTCCTGATGGTTTCCACTGCCTTGGGCACTATGCCCAACAGAATGACAGATCTTTACAGGGATTTCTTCTGGTGGCAAGGGAAGTGGCTAGCCAACAATTGATTAATAGCAGGCCCGCCCTTGAGAAACCATTAGATTACTCCCTTGTTTGGACTAGCGCTGACTTAAATGAAGATGACAATAGTGATTGTGGTTGCATTTGGTCACCATCTCCACCAGATGGGTACAATGcccttggctatgttgttaccaAAGGGCCAAAGAAGCCCTCAGTGGAAGCAGTTCGATGCGTGCGACGCGACCTCACAGATGCATGTGAAAACTTTAGTTCAATTGTAAATGTGGAGAGTGCATGCCACGTTTGGAAGACAAGGCCTTGCCACCGTGGGGTGACAGGACAAGGTATACCAGTTGGCACATTCTCCTGTGAAACAGATTCAGTCAATAGTGAGGAATCAAGCACTCCCTGCTTGAAGAACATTGACTCAAATTTGAGAGCCATGCCTAATTTGGAGCAGATCCATGCACTGATCAAGCACTATGGGCCGACTGTTTTCTTCCACCCACAAGAGACCTATTTAGCGTCATCAGTTTCTTGGTTCTTTGAGAATGGAGCTACACTGCACAAGAAAGGTATAAAGATGGGGGATGAAATACTTCCTGATGGCTCAAACCTGCCTGCTGGTGGAAAGAATGACGGCGAGTATTGGATTGATCTCCCTGATGATGATAGGACTGAGTTTGCCAAAGTTGGCAATCTGAAGAGTGCTGAGCTCTATGCTCATGTTAAGCCAGCTCATGGAGGGACCTTCACTGACATTGCAATGTGGGTGTTCTGCCCGTTCAATGGGCCAGCAACAATCAAGGTTGGGTTTGCAAGCTTTGCTCTACAGAAAGTTGGTAGGCATGTTGGAGATTGGGAACATTTCACGCTCCGAATCAGTAACTTCTCTGGTGAACTCTCATCCATCTACTTCTCGCAGCACAGTGGGGGTGAATGGGTGGATGCTTGTGATTTGGAGTTCATATCAGGAAACAAAGCGATCGTTTATTCGTCGAGGAATGGACATGCAAGCTACCCCCATCCTGGCTGCTATCTGATGGGATCTGAGAAGCTTGGTGTCGGAGTAAGAAATGATGTGGCACGAAGTAATCTTTCAGTTGACTCGTGCACGCAGTATAAAATCATCTCTGCAGGTCACCTGGGAGATGCTGTTGTCGAACCATGCTGGCTGCAGTACATGAGAGAGTGGGGACCGACCATCACATACAACTCACGTTCAGAGATAGACACGGTACTTAGCTTCTTACCGTTCTTTCTCCGGTTCACGGCGCAAGCAATCTTCAACAGCCTTCCGGTAGAATTGTACGAGGAGGAAGGTCCTACAGGACCGAAGGAGAAAAATAACTGGGAAGGCGATGAGAGATGCTAA
- the LOC133911560 gene encoding ABC transporter C family MRP4-like — translation MPPFFPSLPLPEAAAAAAHASLLALAALLLLLRAARALASRCASCLKAPRRRGVPVGAGDGGLAVAAGAGAWYRAALACCAYALLAQVAALSYEVAVAGSRVDAGALLLPAVQAVAWAALLALALQARAVGWVRFPALVRVWWVVAFALCVGIAYDESRWLMGHEARAVDYAHMVANFASVPALGFLCLVGVMGSTGLEFEFTDANGVHEPLLLGRQHREAEEEPGCLRVTPYSDAGIVSLATLSWLSPLLSIGAQRPLELADIPLLAHKDRSKSCYKAMSSHYERQRLEHLSREPSLAWAILKSFWREAVINGAFAAVNTIVSYVGPYLISYFVDYLSGNVAFPHEGYILASIFFVAKLLETFTARQWYLGVDVMGIHVKSGLTAMVYRKGLRLSNGSRQSHTSGEIVNYMAVDVQRVGDYAWYFHDIWMLPLQIILALAILYKNVGIAMVSTLIATALSIAASVPVAKLQEHYQDKLMASKDERMRKTSECLKNMRILKLQAWEDRYRLQLEEMRNVECKWLRWALYSQAAVTFVFWSSPIFVAVITFATCILLGGQLTAGGVLSALATFRILQEPLRNFPDLISMIAQTRVSLDRLSHFLQQEELPDDATISVPQCSTDKAIDIKDATFSWNPHSPTPTLSDIHLNVVRGMRVAVCGVIGSGKSSLLSSILGEIPKLCGQVRVSGTAAYVPQTAWIQSGNIEENILFGSPMDRQHYKRVIAACSLKKDLELLQYGDQTIIGDRGINLSGGQKQRVQLARALYQDADIYLLDDPFSAVDAHTGSELFKEYVLSALASKTVIYVTHQVEFLPAADLILVLKDGHITQAGKYDDLLQAGTDFNALVSAHREAIETMEIFEDSDGDTVSSIPNKRLTPSISNIDNLKNKVCENGQPSNTRGIKEKKKNEERKKKRTVQEEERERGRVSLNVYLSYMGEAYKGTLIPLIILAQTLFQVLQIASNWWMAWANPQTEGDAPKTDSVVLLVVYMSLAFGSSLFVFVRSLLVATFGLAAAQKLFVKMLRCVFRAPMSFFDTTPCGRILNRVSVDQSVVDLDIAFRLGGFASTSIQLLGIVAVMSKVTWQVLILIVPMAIACMWMQRYYIASSRELTRILSVQKSPVIHLFSESIAGAATIRGFGQEKRFMKRNLYLLDCFARPLFSSLAAIEWLCLRMELLSTFVFAFCMAILVSFPPGTIEPSMAGLAVTYGLNLNARMSRWILSFCKLENRIISVERIYQYCKIPSEAPLIVEDFRPPSSWPENGNIELIDLKVRYKDDLPLVLHGISCMFPGGKKIGIVGRTGSGKSTLIQALFRLIVPTGGKIIIDNIDISTIGLHDLRSRLSIIPQDPTLFEGTIRMNLDPLEEHPDQEIWEALEKCQLGEVIRSKEEKLDSPVLENGDNWSVGQRQLIALGRALLKQAKILVLDEATASVDTATDNLIQKIIRSEFKDCTVCTIAHRIPTVIDSDLVLVLSDGKIAEFDTPQRLLEDKSSMFMQLVSEYSTRSSCI, via the exons GGCGCTGGTGCGGGTCTGGTGGGTGGTCGCGTTCGCGCTCTGCGTTGGCATTGCGTACGACGAGTCCAGGTGGCTGATGGGTCACGAGGCGCGTGCCGTGGATTACGCGCATATGGTTGCCAACTTCGCGTCCGTGCCGGCCCTTGGGTTCCTGTGCTTGGTTGGTGTGATGGGTTCCACCGGCTTAGAATTTGAGTTTACAGATGCCAACGGTGTACATGAGCCACTGTTGCTTGGTAGGCAGCACagagaggcagaggaggagccCGGGTGCTTGAGGGTGACTCCTTACAGTGATGCAGGGATAGTCAGCCTTGCAACACTGTCATGGCTTAGTCCTCTGCTGTCAATTGGTGCGCAGCGACCGCTTGAGTTGGCTGACATACCCTTGCTGGCGCACAAAGACCGCTCGAAATCGTGCTACAAGGCGATGAGCTCTCACTACGAGCGCCAGCGGCTAGAACACCTCAGCAGGGAGCCATCACTGGCATGGGCAATTTTGAAGTCATTCTGGCGAGAGGCCGTGATCAATGGCGCGTTTGCTGCTGTGAACACAATTGTGTCATATGTCGGTCCTTACCTGATCAGCTACTTTGTAGACTACCTCAGCGGCAACGTTGCTTTCCCCCATGAAGGTTACATCCTTGCCTCCATATTTTTCGTAGCAAAGTTGCTTGAGACGTTCACTGCTCGACAATGGTACTTGGGTGTGGACGTTATGGGGATCCATGTCAAGTCCGGGCTGACAGCCATGGTGTATAGGAAGGGTCTCCGACTGTCAAACGGCTCACGGCAGAGCCACACAAGTGGTGAGATTGTGAATTACATGGCGGTCGATGTGCAGCGTGTGGGGGACTATGCATGGTACTTTCATGACATCTGGATGCTTCCACTGCAGATCATTCTTGCTCTCGCCATCCTGTACAAGAACGTCGGGATCGCCATGGTTTCAACATTGATAGCTACTGCGTTATCGATCGCTGCCTCTGTTCCTGTAGCAAAGCTGCAGGAGCACTACCAAGATAAGTTGATGGCATCCAAGGATGAGCGCATGCGCAAGACATCAGAGTGCTTGAAGAATATGAGGATTTTGAAGCTGCAAGCATGGGAGGATCGGTACCGGCTGCAGCTGGAAGAGATGAGAAACGTGGAATGCAAGTGGCTTCGGTGGGCTCTGTACTCACAGGCTGCAGTTACATTTGTTTTCTGGAGTTCGCCAATCTTTGTCGCAGTCATAACTTTTGCGACTTGTATATTGCTCGGTGGCCAGCTCACTGCAGGAGGCGTTCTTTCTGCTTTAGCAACATTTAGGATCCTTCAAGAGCCTCTGAGGAACTTCCCGGATCTCATCTCCATGATTGCACAGACGAGGGTGTCTTTGGACCGTCTGTCTCATTTTTTGCAACAAGAAGAATTGCCGGATGATGCAACAATAAGTGTTCCACAATGCAGTACAGATAAGGCAATCGATATTAAGGATGCCACATTCTCGTGGAACCCACATTCTCCAACACCTACACTTTCCGATATACACCTTAATGTGGTGAGAGGCATGCGAGTAGCAGTCTGTGGTGTCATTGGTTCTGGCAAATCGAGCTTATTATCATCTATACTCGGCGAGATACCCAAATTGTGTGGCCAG GTCAGGGTAAGTGGCACAGCAGCATATGTTCCTCAGACTGCCTGGATACAGTCTGGTAACATTGAGGAGAACATTCTTTTTGGCAGTCCAATGGATAGGCAACATTATAAGAGAGTTATTGCGGCTTGCTCTCTGAAGAAAGATCTTGAGTTGCTCCAATATGGAGATCAGACCATCATTGGTGATAGAGGCATCAATTTGAGTGGAGGTCAGAAACAAAGAGTCCAGCTTGCGAGAGCACTCTACCAAGACGCTGATATTTATTTGCTTGATGATCCCTTCAGTGCTGTTGATGCTCACACTGGAAGTGAATTATTTAAG GAATATGTATTGAGTGCACTAGCAAGCAAAACAGTCATTTATGTAACCCATCAAGTTGAGTTTCTACCAGCTGCTGACCTGATACTG GTTCTTAAGGATGGTCATATCACCCAAGCTGGAAAGTATGACGATCTTTTGCAAGCTGGAACTGATTTCAATGCTTTGGTTTCTGCTCATAGGGAAGCTATTGAGACCATGGAAATTTTTGAAGATTCAGACGGAGATACAGTTTCTTCTATTCCTAACAAAAGGTTGACACCAAGTATTAGCAACATTGATAACTTGAAAAACAAGGTGTGTGAAAATGGTCAACCATCTAATACACGGGgaataaaggaaaaaaagaagaatgaaGAGCGTAAGAAGAAGCGCACTGTCCAAGAGGAGGAAAGGGAGCGAGGAAGAGTTAGCTTAAATGTTTATTTGTCATACATGGGGGAAGCCTACAAAGGTACACTGATACCACTCATTATCTTGGCTCAGACCCTGTTCCAAGTGCTTCAGATTGCGAGCAACTGGTGGATGGCATGGGCAAACCCACAAACTGAAGGAGATGCTCCCAAGACAGATAGTGTGGTCCTTCTGGTTGTTTATATGTCCCTTGCTTTTGGAAGTTCATTGTTTGTGTTTGTGAGAAGCCTTCTTGTGGCTACATTTGGTTTAGCAGCTGCCCAGAagctttttgtaaaaatgctaAGGTGTGTCTTTCGAGCGCCAATGTCATTCTTTGACACCACACCATGTGGACGGATTTTGAACCGA GTTTCTGTAGATCAAAGTGTTGTGGATCTTGATATAGCGTTCAGGCTAGGTGGATTTGCATCAACGTCAATTCAACTCCTTGGAATTGTTGCTGTTATGAGCAAAGTCACATGGCAAGTTCTGATTCTTATAGTCCCGATGGCTATTGCATGCATGTGGATGCAG AGGTATTATATTGCTTCATCAAGGGAACTGACTAGGATTTTGAGCGTCCAGAAGTCTCCAGTGATCCATTTGTTTAGTGAATCAATTGCTGGTGCTGCTACAATAAGAGGGTTTGGTCAAGAGAAACGGTTTATGAAAAGAAATCTTTACCTTCTCGACTGTTTTGCTCGGCCTTTATTTTCCAGCCTTGCTGCTATTGAATGGCTCTGCCTGCGAATGGAATTGCTCTCGACTTTCGTGTTTGCTTTCTGCATGGCAATACTTGTGAGCTTTCCTCCTGGCACAATTGAACCAA GTATGGCTGGGCTCGCTGTCACATATGGACTTAATTTAAATGCTCGCATGTCAAGGTGGATATTGAGCTTCTGTAAACTAGAGAATAGAATTATCTCTGTTGAGCGCATTTATCAATATTGCAAGATTCCTAGTGAAGCACCACTAATTGTTGAGGACTTCCGTCCACCATCCTCATGGCCTGAGAACGGAAACATCGAACTGATTGATCTCAAG GTCCGCTACAAGGATGACCTACCGTTAGTTCTCCATGGAATCAGTTGTATGTTTCCTGGTGGCAAAAAGATTGGGATTGTAGGGCGAACTGGAAGCGGTAAATCTACTCTTATTCAGGCCCTTTTCCGCCTAATTGTACCAACTGGAGGGAAAATTATCATTGACAACATTGACATTTCCACAATTGGTCTTCATGATCTGCGGTCACGGTTGAGCATCATCCCTCAAGACCCTACATTATTTGAGGGTACCATTAGAATGAATCTTGATCCTCTTGAAGAGCATCCTGATCAAGAAATTTGGGAG GCACTAGAAAAGTGTCAGCTAGGAGAGGTCATTCGTTCCAAGGAAGAGAAACTGGATAGTCCAG TGCTGGAGAATGGGGATAACTGGAGTGTGGGACAGCGCCAACTTATTGCACTGGGTAGGGCGCTGCTCAAACAGGCAAAAATTTTGGTGCTTGACGAGGCAACGGCATCTGTTGACACAGCAACAGATAATCTTATTCAAAAGATCATCCGCAGTGAATTCAAGGACTGCACAGTTTGTACCATTGCCCACCGCATTCCCACTGTTATTGACAGTGACCTAGTCTTGGTCCTTAGTGATG GAAAAATTGCAGAGTTTGACACACCCCAGAGGCTTTTAGAGGACAAGTCCTCTATGTTCATGCAGCTAGTATCTGAGTACTCCACTCGGTCGAGCTGTATATAG